The window TTGGTGGAAATAACTTTGAAATTTACTTTGAAGAAGATAATTTTGATGAATTTGCGGATAAGCTGAAAGAATTTGATGTTGAATATGTCCACCCTATTGTAGAACATTCATGGGGACAGCGTGTTGTTCGTTTCTATGACCCAGATAAACATATTATCGAAGTTGGCGAGAACATGAAAATAGTATGCAAGCGTTTCTTAAATAGTGGAATGACACCAGAACAAGTAGCAGAACGCATGGATGTACCTATGAAATTTGTAAATGCCTGTATGCGATAAATCCGAGTTTAACTGAAAGAAAAATAAGAAGTTGTAGAGGAAATGATATATGAATACTTTAATTATATATGGCAGTCAGTATGGTACAACAAAGCAATATGCAGAAAAATTTGCAGAAATGACGGGATTTCCAGTTATCAGCTATGAAGATATAAAAACCTTGACTGATTATGAGCGAATAATCTATTTTGGTGGTTTATATGCAGGCGGCATTAAAGGGTTAAAGAATACAGTTAAACAATTATCTCCAAATACAAAGCTGGTTATCGTGACAGTAGGATTAGCAGATGTATGTGATAAGGAAAATATAAGCAATATCAGTAATTCCATAAAAAAACAAGTGCCAGAACATTTATTAAAAATTTCATCTGTTTTTCATTTAAGAGGTGGGATTGATTACAGCAAATTGAATTTCAAGCACAAGACTATGATGAAAATGTTATATCATTCTCTTAAAAACAAGCCAGTTGAAAGCCTTACGCAAGAAGATAAGGCACTGATAGAAACCTATAACAAAAAAGTTGATTTTGTTGATTATGATTCACTAAAACAAATTGTAGAGGTGACTCAATAAATTTCAGCTTATTTGACTGAAAAATACGAAGTGAAGGTGGAAATATGGCATCAAGCAAAGAATATTTGGAGTTTATTTTAGGGCAGTTATCCGAATTAGAAGAAATTACATATCGTGCCATGATGGGAGAATTTATTATCTATTATCGTGGCAAGATTGTCGGCGGTATCTATGATGATAGATTGCTTGTCAAACCAGTAAAATCAGCAATTAGTTATATGCCAACAGCTCCGCATGAGTTACCCTATGAGGGGGCAAAAGAAATGTTGTTGGTAGATGAAGTTGATAATAAAGTATTTTTGACAGGTTTGTTTAGTGCGATGTATGAGGAGTTGCCAGCACCGAAACCGAAAAAGAAGAAATAAAC of the Luxibacter massiliensis genome contains:
- a CDS encoding flavodoxin domain-containing protein — its product is MNTLIIYGSQYGTTKQYAEKFAEMTGFPVISYEDIKTLTDYERIIYFGGLYAGGIKGLKNTVKQLSPNTKLVIVTVGLADVCDKENISNISNSIKKQVPEHLLKISSVFHLRGGIDYSKLNFKHKTMMKMLYHSLKNKPVESLTQEDKALIETYNKKVDFVDYDSLKQIVEVTQ
- a CDS encoding VOC family protein; translation: MKLKNPMLVVTDIDKSVEFYKKFFGLHVIMDFGANKTLTGGLALQTVETYKDFIGKSDISFGGNNFEIYFEEDNFDEFADKLKEFDVEYVHPIVEHSWGQRVVRFYDPDKHIIEVGENMKIVCKRFLNSGMTPEQVAERMDVPMKFVNACMR
- a CDS encoding TfoX/Sxy family protein — protein: MASSKEYLEFILGQLSELEEITYRAMMGEFIIYYRGKIVGGIYDDRLLVKPVKSAISYMPTAPHELPYEGAKEMLLVDEVDNKVFLTGLFSAMYEELPAPKPKKKK